A genomic segment from Flavobacterium litorale encodes:
- the leuS gene encoding leucine--tRNA ligase, with product MKYNPNAIEAKWQKYWADNKTFKAEDATDKPKYYVLDMFPYPSGAGLHVGHPLGYIASDIYARYKRHQGFNVLHPQGYDSFGLPAEQYAIQTGQHPAITTETNIKRYREQLDKIGFSFDWDREVRTSNPEYYKWTQWIFIQLFNSWYNNDTNKAESICTLIAKFESNGNEGINAVCDDNIEPFTANDWNGYSKERQEKILLQYRLTYLAETEVNWCPALGTVLANDEIVNGVSERGGHPVVRKKMTQWSMRISAYAERLLEGLNTIDWTESLKESQRNWIGKSVGAAVTFNVLTPSPSPAKRVTEKANQGYMTADSSMAKQLVANARSNRKEPTPAEALLWEAVRNKKLGYKIRRQHPIGVFIADFVCLEKRLIIEVDGGYHSTIEQVELDEARTLELEQKHNFKVIRFTNDEVINSSEQVINSIKTVLNERASYENSRAPLSDGEGSGVRQIEVFTTRPDTIFGVSFMTLAPEHELVTEITTPQQKEAVAQYIEATAKRSERDRMADVKTISGVFTGAYAEHPFTKEPVPIWIGDYVLAGYGTGAVMAVPCGDQRDYDFAKHFGIEIKDIFAGVDSSEEAYASKDNVTLQKSDFLNGLDYKAATKKAIAALEEIGQGMGKTNYRLRDAVFSRQRYWGEPFPVYYVNGMPQMIATEHLPIRLPEVEKYLPTEDGQPPLGNATTWAWSTTQNKVVDNDLIDNQTIFPLELNTMPGWAGSSWYWLRYMDAHNENEFVSEESQSYWQNVDLYIGGSEHATGHLLYSRFWNKFLKDRGFVLQDEPFKKLINQGMILGTSAIVYRVSGTDKYVSKNLKKDYEVEELRVDVNIVNASDEIDIDRLRDWMPQFKGAEFILEDGKYIVGREVEKMSKRWFNVVNPDDICEQYGADTLRMYEMFLGPLEQAKPWNTAGITGVSGFLKKLWKLYCNDNGLIVTNNEPSKEAYKILHRTIKKVQEDIENFSFNTSVSSFMIAVNELTAIKCHERAILEPLAILISPYAPHIAEELWSQLGNTGSIAKVPFPEFNPQHLVESSKEYPVSFNGKMRFKIELPLDMPIDEIEKTILADERTQQQLGGREPKKVIIVPGKIINIVG from the coding sequence ATGAAATACAACCCAAACGCAATAGAAGCCAAGTGGCAAAAATACTGGGCAGATAACAAGACTTTTAAGGCAGAAGATGCTACGGATAAACCAAAATATTACGTGCTCGATATGTTTCCTTACCCATCGGGGGCGGGGCTACACGTAGGGCATCCGCTAGGGTATATTGCGTCTGATATTTATGCGCGCTACAAACGCCACCAAGGTTTTAATGTATTGCACCCGCAGGGGTACGATAGTTTTGGGCTTCCTGCCGAGCAGTATGCCATACAAACAGGGCAACACCCCGCTATTACTACCGAAACAAATATTAAGCGTTACCGCGAGCAGTTAGACAAAATTGGTTTTTCATTCGATTGGGATAGAGAGGTACGCACCTCCAACCCTGAATATTATAAGTGGACACAATGGATATTTATTCAACTGTTTAACTCATGGTATAATAACGATACCAATAAAGCAGAAAGCATTTGCACACTAATAGCAAAGTTTGAATCCAACGGTAACGAGGGTATTAACGCGGTTTGTGATGATAATATTGAGCCATTTACAGCAAACGACTGGAATGGTTATAGTAAAGAGCGACAAGAAAAAATATTACTACAATATAGGCTTACCTACCTTGCCGAGACTGAAGTAAATTGGTGCCCTGCACTAGGTACAGTTTTAGCCAACGATGAGATTGTAAATGGCGTATCGGAAAGGGGAGGGCATCCTGTTGTCCGTAAAAAAATGACCCAGTGGAGTATGCGTATATCGGCGTATGCCGAGCGTTTACTAGAAGGGTTAAATACAATTGACTGGACGGAATCGTTAAAGGAAAGCCAACGCAATTGGATAGGGAAATCGGTAGGGGCAGCGGTAACTTTTAATGTCCTCACCCCTAGCCCCTCTCCAGCGAAGAGGGTAACGGAAAAGGCTAATCAGGGTTATATGACGGCTGATAGCAGTATGGCTAAACAACTTGTAGCTAATGCTCGTAGTAACCGAAAAGAGCCGACACCTGCCGAAGCATTGCTTTGGGAAGCTGTTCGGAATAAAAAATTGGGCTATAAAATAAGAAGGCAGCATCCTATTGGAGTTTTTATAGCAGATTTTGTTTGTCTTGAAAAGCGACTTATAATTGAAGTTGATGGTGGTTATCACAGTACTATAGAACAAGTAGAACTGGATGAAGCACGCACGCTAGAACTGGAGCAAAAGCATAACTTTAAGGTAATTCGGTTTACTAACGATGAGGTTATTAACAGTTCAGAACAAGTAATCAATTCAATTAAAACAGTATTAAACGAAAGAGCATCCTACGAAAATAGCCGTGCTCCCCTCTCCGATGGAGAGGGGTCGGGGGTGAGGCAAATAGAAGTATTTACAACACGCCCTGATACTATTTTTGGCGTTAGTTTTATGACGCTTGCACCCGAGCACGAATTGGTAACCGAAATTACAACACCCCAGCAAAAAGAAGCTGTAGCGCAATATATAGAAGCAACGGCAAAACGTAGCGAGCGCGACCGTATGGCAGATGTAAAAACCATATCGGGTGTGTTTACGGGAGCGTATGCTGAGCATCCGTTTACCAAAGAACCTGTACCGATATGGATAGGCGATTATGTACTGGCAGGCTATGGCACGGGGGCTGTAATGGCAGTACCTTGTGGCGACCAACGCGATTATGACTTTGCTAAACATTTCGGCATCGAGATAAAAGACATCTTTGCAGGAGTAGATAGTAGCGAAGAAGCTTACGCAAGTAAGGATAATGTAACGCTACAAAAATCTGATTTCCTTAATGGATTAGATTATAAAGCAGCTACTAAAAAAGCTATTGCAGCTCTAGAAGAAATAGGGCAGGGTATGGGTAAAACCAATTACCGCCTGCGCGATGCTGTATTTAGCCGCCAACGTTATTGGGGAGAACCCTTTCCAGTATATTATGTAAACGGTATGCCGCAAATGATAGCTACCGAGCATTTACCCATACGTTTACCCGAAGTAGAAAAATACTTACCTACCGAAGATGGGCAACCACCATTAGGTAACGCAACAACATGGGCGTGGAGTACTACCCAAAATAAAGTAGTAGATAACGACCTTATAGATAACCAAACTATTTTCCCGCTAGAGCTAAACACTATGCCAGGTTGGGCTGGTAGCTCGTGGTACTGGTTGCGCTATATGGATGCCCATAACGAAAACGAATTTGTAAGCGAAGAAAGCCAAAGCTATTGGCAAAATGTAGATTTATACATAGGCGGTAGCGAGCATGCTACAGGGCACTTACTATACAGCCGTTTTTGGAATAAGTTTTTAAAAGACAGAGGTTTTGTACTACAAGATGAGCCTTTTAAAAAACTGATTAACCAAGGAATGATATTGGGTACTAGCGCCATTGTTTATAGAGTTTCTGGAACTGATAAGTATGTTTCTAAGAATCTTAAGAAAGATTACGAGGTGGAAGAGTTGCGTGTTGATGTAAACATTGTAAACGCTTCTGATGAAATAGATATAGATAGACTTAGAGATTGGATGCCTCAGTTTAAGGGTGCTGAATTTATTCTTGAAGATGGCAAATATATTGTAGGTAGAGAAGTTGAGAAAATGTCAAAACGTTGGTTTAACGTAGTAAACCCCGATGATATTTGCGAGCAGTATGGTGCTGATACCCTGCGTATGTACGAAATGTTCCTTGGTCCACTTGAGCAAGCCAAGCCTTGGAATACCGCAGGTATTACAGGTGTTTCAGGTTTTCTTAAAAAATTATGGAAGTTGTATTGTAACGATAACGGGCTTATTGTTACCAATAACGAGCCAAGCAAAGAGGCTTACAAAATACTGCACCGTACCATTAAAAAAGTACAGGAAGATATCGAGAATTTCTCGTTTAATACCTCAGTAAGTTCGTTTATGATAGCCGTTAACGAGTTAACCGCTATTAAATGCCACGAACGCGCCATACTGGAGCCATTAGCAATATTAATATCGCCTTATGCACCCCACATTGCAGAGGAGTTATGGAGCCAATTGGGCAATACGGGTAGCATTGCCAAAGTGCCATTCCCAGAGTTTAACCCACAACATTTGGTAGAAAGCAGTAAAGAATACCCTGTATCGTTTAACGGTAAAATGCGTTTTAAAATAGAATTACCCTTGGATATGCCAATAGACGAAATAGAAAAAACCATACTTGCTGATGAGCGTACACAACAACAACTCGGCGGACGCGAGCCTAAAAAGGTAATTATAGTACCTGGCAAAATCATCAATATTGTGGGATAA
- a CDS encoding undecaprenyl-diphosphate phosphatase — protein MDFYQAIIIAIIEGLTEYLPVSSTAHMIFASSYYGIQEDDYVKLFQVSIQFGAILAVVALYWKKFFDFTKFNFYIKLAAAVVPALVLGLLFDDLIEEALGDPVPIAIVLIVGGVILLFIENFFKNQTVKTEETITIKKGVAIGFWQCLAMMPGTSRSAASIIGGMQQGLTRETAAEFSFFLAVPTMAAVTIYSIFLKSYEQTGLKGYELLTQSAENLTMFLMGNVIAFIVAIIAIKGFIGFIKKYGFKPWGWYRIIAGALLLAYFTIYK, from the coding sequence ATGGATTTTTATCAGGCTATTATTATTGCCATTATTGAAGGACTTACAGAGTACCTGCCCGTTTCATCTACCGCACACATGATTTTTGCCAGCTCGTACTACGGCATTCAGGAAGACGATTATGTAAAACTATTTCAGGTATCCATACAGTTTGGGGCAATATTAGCCGTAGTAGCGTTATACTGGAAAAAGTTTTTCGATTTCACCAAATTCAATTTTTATATTAAACTTGCAGCAGCCGTTGTACCTGCCTTAGTACTCGGATTATTGTTTGACGACCTTATAGAAGAAGCCTTGGGCGACCCTGTACCTATTGCTATAGTACTTATAGTAGGTGGTGTTATACTTTTATTTATTGAAAACTTTTTTAAAAATCAAACCGTAAAAACCGAAGAGACTATTACCATAAAAAAAGGGGTAGCCATTGGTTTTTGGCAATGCCTTGCCATGATGCCTGGTACAAGCCGTTCGGCAGCCTCTATAATTGGAGGTATGCAACAAGGGTTAACGCGCGAAACCGCAGCAGAATTTTCGTTCTTCCTTGCCGTACCCACTATGGCAGCCGTAACCATTTACTCTATTTTTCTTAAAAGTTACGAGCAAACAGGGCTTAAAGGGTACGAGTTACTCACACAATCGGCAGAGAACCTTACCATGTTCCTTATGGGTAATGTAATTGCTTTTATTGTAGCCATTATAGCTATTAAGGGTTTTATAGGTTTTATTAAAAAGTACGGTTTTAAACCTTGGGGATGGTACCGTATAATAGCAGGCGCACTACTGTTAGCCTACTTTACAATATATAAATAA
- a CDS encoding cell division protein FtsX has translation MASSFEKFQKRRLISSYFSVVLSIFIVLTLLGALGLFVINTEKISSYVKENIPMTVFFKKDATDDAMQAFGNNLKEATYIKDFVYVSKEEAAQNNKDIMGDYESLLDSNPLLNSYDIHLKGNYVQTDSIKDIEVAIRANPIVADVSYDLVLVEMANDNIKTITLWILIISGILAFVAMLLINSALRLSIYNHRFTIKTMQMVGATKSFIRKPFVWRGIKLGLIGSLLAIGALLWFVYYLDAALPVLNIWEDWMPTAIVFGGVLAFGIIITAISTFFATQRFLNLRTDDLY, from the coding sequence ATGGCATCATCCTTTGAAAAATTCCAGAAAAGACGGCTTATTTCTTCGTATTTTTCGGTGGTACTTAGTATTTTTATTGTACTAACTTTACTTGGGGCGCTGGGGCTTTTTGTGATTAATACCGAGAAAATATCGAGCTATGTGAAAGAAAACATCCCGATGACGGTATTTTTTAAGAAAGATGCTACTGACGATGCCATGCAGGCGTTTGGCAACAACTTAAAGGAGGCGACCTATATAAAGGATTTTGTATATGTTTCTAAAGAAGAGGCAGCGCAAAACAACAAGGATATTATGGGCGATTATGAATCGCTTTTGGATAGTAACCCGCTGCTGAATTCGTACGATATTCACCTAAAAGGAAACTACGTACAAACCGATAGTATTAAGGATATTGAAGTTGCCATAAGAGCCAACCCCATAGTTGCCGATGTAAGTTATGACCTTGTACTGGTAGAAATGGCAAACGATAATATAAAAACCATAACACTTTGGATACTTATAATTAGTGGTATACTAGCATTTGTTGCCATGCTACTAATTAATAGTGCCCTCCGATTATCCATATACAACCACCGTTTTACCATAAAAACCATGCAAATGGTAGGTGCTACCAAATCGTTTATCCGTAAGCCGTTTGTATGGCGTGGTATCAAACTGGGGCTAATAGGCTCGTTGCTGGCTATTGGTGCATTGCTATGGTTTGTATATTACCTAGACGCCGCATTACCCGTACTTAATATTTGGGAAGATTGGATGCCTACTGCCATTGTATTTGGTGGTGTACTTGCCTTTGGTATTATTATAACGGCAATAAGTACTTTTTTTGCAACACAACGTTTCTTGAATTTAAGAACTGACGACTTATATTAA